From the Cryptomeria japonica chromosome 2, Sugi_1.0, whole genome shotgun sequence genome, one window contains:
- the LOC131052036 gene encoding GDSL esterase/lipase 6-like — MEITVMAKSILILWMMSSLIWQVVGVGRIERVPGMFIFGDSLGDAGTNNFIPNCTARADFSPYGVSSFLSPTGRFTNGLTVFDFIAKYLELPLIPPYRELTFKPLYLQQGIYSYGANFASGGSGLLDSTGLDKKVVKLSDQISKFEEFSECVPKKSYLGNSLYCISSGGNDIEAYFSNYSNALTPPYTPFVNSLVSTHEGYIQRLHRAGARKFLILDISAVGCTPSARLKYNSTYNGGCAELGNQVAQEYNTAMKKLVDDLNGELEDVNIIILNSYDHLETMFYNGEDFGFSETESACCGSGPLRANVSCGQTTPTDQYCDYPDTHLFWDTIHPTEKVYSIFSEKIWGGNSSFMHPFNLSTLVFGMNKK; from the exons ATGGAGATAACAGTGATGGCCAAGAGTATACTGATCTTGtggatgatgagctcattgatttGGCAAGTAGTTGGAGTAGGAAGAATTGAGCGTGTACCAGGAATGTTTATATTTGGAGATTCATTAGGAGATGCAGGAACTAACAATTTCATTCCAAACTGTACTGCTCGAGCCGACTTTTCACCATATGGCGTCAGCTCCTTCCTCAGCCCAACTGGTCGCTTCACAAATGGCCTCACTGTTTTCGATTTCATAG CTAAATACTTGGAGCTCCCTCTCATACCTCCATATCGTGAGCTCACTTTCAAGCCTCTATACCTTCAGCAGGGAATTTATTCCTATGGGGCTAATTTTGCATCGGGAGGGAGTGGATTGTTGGATTCAACAGGCCTTGATAAG AAAGTTGTTAAATTGAGTGATCAGATATCAAAATTTGAAGAATTCTCTGAGTGTGTACCCAAGAAATCGTACCTGGGAAATTCTTTATATTGCATTTCCAGTGGGGGCAACGACATTGAAGCCTACTTCTCAAATTACAGTAATGCTCTCACTCCGCCATACACACCATTCGTCAACTCGCTTGTTAGCACACACGAAGGATACATCCAA AGGCTTCATCGTGCTGGAGCAAGAAAATTTCTGATACTCGACATCTCCGCTGTAGGATGTACTCCTAGTGCCAGATTGAAGTATAATTCTACATACAATGGAGGGTGTGCGGAACTTGGAAATCAAGTAGCACAGGAATATAACACTGCTATGAAAAAGCTTGTGGATGATCTGAATGGAGAACTAGAGGACGTAAATATCATCATTCTTAATTCTTATGATCACTTGGAAACCATGTTTTATAATGGCGAAGATTTTG GATTTTCAGAAACAGAATCAGCATGCTGTGGATCAGGACCGTTAAGAGCCAATGTGAGCTGTGGACAGACCACTCCGACAGATCAGTATTGCGATTATCCAGACACACATTTGTTTTGGGATACAATTCATCCCACAGAAAAAGTTTATTCCATATTTTCAGAAAAAATATGGGGAGGAAATTCTTCTTTTATGCATCCATTTAACCTTTCCACACTAgtctttggaatgaataaaaaaTAA